Proteins encoded by one window of Rutidosis leptorrhynchoides isolate AG116_Rl617_1_P2 unplaced genomic scaffold, CSIRO_AGI_Rlap_v1 contig557, whole genome shotgun sequence:
- the LOC139884472 gene encoding uncharacterized protein, whose protein sequence is MSLITCFRGEHSGSSSLTPAKRSLTEFLSVSGRLDSHFDAAKPVMKFMLDAVSLSQLLIHDGLLQCINILDAINFATLAWRFDVKETTIANCFRHCKIRSEELDVPEAEVEELEEDIEGLTDVISKLQYRNVMDVEHLLNYPNENDVVMELPTDDEIIESVLNDENDPEPDDSSVTQNVSSKEAYQAVIILRNYFLQHEQNNPQVLLALGKIKNEMNFGGKKKQKTIDSFFVKE, encoded by the exons ATGTCATTAATTACGTGTTTCCGGGGAGAACATAGCGGATCCTCGAGTTTAACACCGGCAAAAAGGTCACTCACTGAGTTTTTGTCTGTCTCTGGTCGCCTTGATTCTCACTTTGATGCTGCAAAG CCTGTTATGAAATTTATGTTGGATGCTGTTTCACTTTCCCAGCTTTTAATTCATGATGGTCTCT TACAATGCATTAACATTCTCGATGCTATTAACTTTGCTACCTTGGCTTGGAGATTTGATGTAAAGGAAACAACCATTGCAAATTGTTTCCGACATTGCAAGATACGATCTGAAGAACTCGATGTTCCCGAAGCAGAAGTTGAAGAATTAGAAGAAGATATCGAAGGATTAACGGATGTCATTTCTAAATTACAATATAGAAATGTGATGGACGTCGAACATCTTTTGAACTATCCTAACGAGAATGATGTCGTTATGGAATTGCCTACAGACGATGAAATTATTGAGTCTGTACTGAATGATGAGAATGATCCAGAACCAGATGATAGTAGCGTCACACAAAATGTGTCATCAAAAGAAGCATATCAAGCAGTAATTATCTTACGGAACTACTTTCTACAACACGAGCAGAATAATCCTCAAGTTTTGCTGGCACTAGGAAAAATAAAGAATGAGATGAATTTTGGTGGGAAAAAAAAGCAAAAAACTATAGACTCATTTTTTGTAAAAGAATGA